In the genome of Ictalurus furcatus strain D&B chromosome 13, Billie_1.0, whole genome shotgun sequence, one region contains:
- the nbr1a gene encoding NBR1 autophagy cargo receptor a isoform X1, whose amino-acid sequence MNHPVTVKVNFRGSVKKFPVVDTDKAQWETVEAWIKTTFGLCHFQAKYFDEDNEEISINSQDEYAEALKSAFKQANQLHMNVYKMKGQAEGGPVKAEVKEHRIDPRPAPPYRARVKMADKETQVTPERDSVVVKENKVNKVEEEPVPAWFKSYMDRFKDQVVREVVDKMCSEFSGQCCTHRASDPPEEPRTSGTQMAVVSSTTQRTSIPNCSSCKGPATGGGYHCSVCPSCILCEPCSHKHDPSHNLKRTRTPLSVPERGVTPEPRFLRRGDRTVRKAERQRLKAERRQLKAEVKEIKKKLRLEKRGLLWSGATNGTSSSGLGPAPAPAPAPGAAAAPGPEPQASSPEGPKVSCSTLVPTMTALFLDENLPDGTCLEPGTKFIKYWKMRNTGNIGWTSDTKLKFMWGNLALESQEQKEVAVPFLKPGQVGMVSVAFVAPMLEGTYTSHWRLAHCGVQFGPRVWCSIVVVPSSGQKLNSHSSKAFMNKHSVLGMDVMCWTGSRDDTRGSSSSKREYYIPSVDLLTAQDLLSFELLDINIVQELEKVPANTPADMTPCMSPVPHYGPTFGKHGLGLVKENAEHTGMKKLQVVQPQRHSENVDLHVHDEGDDDISGTQFVCETVIRSLTLEEEPEHKPRRVRANHSRPEHHDPTPFKERSLIEKIDRPLLPIIKRPEAPPPAQPPIILEQPDIPVFSEMFIGSNENLYTDPAALEEEEVKEEDQDKEEEAGEWDEVSSQASSASSEEYLVVLPDCFDTSKPLGDSLYSSAVSQVGNAFCAEPERVQDQTTAERETVEPTTFMQNSVNRLLCTSQILNTPPLIPEVAPTPVSLSPPPVLRTHRSIQPFVTEIGTLESEQNRSCPPENKTNGLGSKHLEAPASAFETCSSQDPRLRHGGLTEGLVKGALSVAASAYKALFTGQSSSTQRPSADPASKEASLIAVLQEMGFSNKLLNQKLLRKHQYNLLDVVNELVQMTDNEWYRTRH is encoded by the exons ATGAATCACCCAGTTACCGTCAAAGTGAATTTCCGTGGAAGCGTGAAGAAGTTTCCCGTTGTGGATACAGACAAAGCGCAGTGGGAGACAGTAGAGGCCTGG ATTAAAACTACTTTCGGCTTATGTCATTTTCAAGCAAAATATTTTGACGAGGACAATGAAGAG ATATCCATAAACAGCCAAG ATGAGTATGCAGAAGCTTTGAAG AGTGCTTTCAAGCAAGCCAACCAGCTACACATGAATGTGTATAAGATGAAAGGTCAGGCTGAGGGTGGACCTGTTAAAGCTGAAGTTAAAGAACACAGAATTGATCCCAGACCAGCACCACCATATCGTGCCAGAGTGAAAATGGCAGACAAGGAGACGCAGGTGACCCCTGAGCGGGACTCA gtggttgtgaaagaaaataaagtgaataaagtTGAAGAAGAGCCTGTCCCTGCATGGTTCAAATCTTACATGGACAGA TTCAAAGATCAGGTAGTGAGGGAGGTTGTAGACAAGATGTGTAGTGAATTTTCTGGCCAGTGCTGTACACACAGAGCCTCTGATCCCCCAGAAGAGCCCAGAACCTCTGGGACTCAGATGGCTGTAGTCAGTTCCACAACACAGAGGACCTCGATACCTAACTGCAGCAGCTGCAAGGGACCAGCCACTGGAGGAGGATACCACTGCAG TGTGTGTCCCTCTTGCATCTTGTGCGAGCCGTGCAGTCACAAACATGACCCCAGCCACAACTTGAAGAGAACGAGGACCCCCTTGTCTGTCCCAGAACGGGGAGTAACTCCAGAGCCCAG GTTCTTGCGGCGTGGAGACAGGACTGTCCGCAAGGCTGAGCGCCAGCGTCTGAAAGCTGAGCGGAGGCAGCTGAAGGCCGAAGTTAAGGAGATTAAGAAGAAGCTGCGGTTGGAGAAGAGAGGACTGCTGTGGAGTGGAGCCACCAATGGCACTAGCAGCTCAGGTCTTGGCCCTGCTCCTGCCCCTGCTCCTGCTCCTGGTGCAGCTGCAGCCCCAGGCCCAGAGCCTCAGGCCTCCAGTCCAGA GGGTCCCAAGGTCTCCTGCTCCACCTTGGTGCCCACAATGACAGCCTTGTTTCTGGATGAGAATCTACCAGACGGAACATGTCTGGAGCCTGGCACCAAGTTCATCAAGTACTGGAAGATGAGGAATACTGGCAACATCGGCTGGACTTCTGACACAAAG CTGAAGTTCATGTGGGGAAACCTGGCCTTGGAGTCACAGGAGCAGAAGGAGGTGGCGGTGCCTTTCCTCAAGCCAGGCCAGGTTGGTATGGTGAGTGTGGCATTTGTGGCGCCCATGCTAGAGGGCACCTACACCTCCCACTGGCGCCTGGCACACTGCGGTGTGCAGTTTGGCCCCCGAGTGTGGTGCAGCATCGTAGTAGTCCCCAGCTCAGGCCAGAAACTCAACTCTCACTCCAGCAAAGCATTT ATGAATAAACACAGTGTTCTAGGAATGGATGTGATGTGCTGGACTGGCTCAAGAGATGACACCCGGGGGTCCTCCAGCAGCAAGAGAGAGTACTACATTCCCTCTGTGGACCTGCTCACTGCACAG gaTTTGCTCTCCTTTGAGTTGCTGGATATAAATATTGTCCAAGAGTTGGAGAAGGTCCCAGCTAACACTCCAGCTG ATATGACTCCATGCATGTCCCCAGTGCCACATTACGGACCTACATTTGGCAAGCATGGATTGGGCTTAGTCAAAGAGAATGCAGAGCACACGGGCATGAAAAAACTCCAAG TTGTGCAGCCTCAGAGACACTCTGAGAATGTGGATCTTCATGTccatgatgaaggtgatgatgacaTCAGCGGGACTCAGTTTGTCTGTGAGACTGTAATTAGGTCCCTCACGCTGGAGGAAGAGCCTGAGCACAAACCACGACGGGTTCGAGCCAACCACAGCAGGCCTGAGC ATCATGACCCCACCCCGTTTAAAGAGAGGTCCTTGATTGAGAAGATTGACAGGCCCCTCCTGCCAATCATTAAGAGGCCAGAAGCTCCACCCCCAGCCCAACCACCCATTATACTTGAACAGCCTGATATCCCAG TTTTTTCAGAAATGTTCATTGGCTCAAATGAGAACCTGTACACTGACCCTGCTGctctggaggaggaggaagtgaaGGAGGAGGATCAGGATAAAGAGGAAGAGGCAGGAGAGTGGGATGAGGTGAGCAGCCAGGCGTCCTCAGCCTCTTCAGAAGAATACCTTGTTGTCTTGCCTGACTGCTTTGATACCTCCAAACCCCTGGGAGATTCTCTGTACAGCTCAGCTGTGTCCCAGGTGGGAAATGCCTTTTGCGCAGAGCCTGAGAGAGTACAGGACCAGACCACtgcagagagggagacagtggaACCAACAACCTTTATGCAAAACAGTGTAAACAGGTTGCTATGCACCTCTCAGATATTGAACACTCCTCCGCTCATTCCTGAAGTGGCACCTACACCTGTCTCCCTGTCACCACCCCCAGTtctccgcacacacag gtCAATACAACCTTTTGTGACTGAGATTGGAACACTGGAATCCGAGCAGAACAGATCATGTCCACCagagaacaaaacaaatg GATTAGGATCAAAACATCTGGAGGCTCCTGCCAGTGCCTTTGAGACCTGCAGCTCTCAGGATCCCAG GCTGCGTCATGGTGGCCTCACTGAAGGGCTGGTGAAGGGGGCTCTCTCAGTGGCAGCATCTGCTTACAAAGCTCTGTTCACAGGCCAGAGCAGCTCCACACAG CGGCCCAGTGCAGACCCAGCATCTAAAGAAGCCTCATTGATAGCTGTGCTACAAGAAATGGGATTCAGTAACAAGCTGCTAAACCAGAAGCTGCTGAGGAAGCATCAGTACAATCTACTGGACGTGGTCAATGAGCTGGTGCAAATGACCGACAATGAATGGTACAGAACAAGGCATTGA
- the psme3 gene encoding proteasome activator complex subunit 3: protein MSSLLKVDNEIKSKVDVFRERITSEAEDLVANFFPKKLLELDQFLKDPVINIRELKEIHSEINLAVPDPILLSDIHDGLEGQNAKKRKLEDGTGDDKVGGTKVYIMPGGMMKSNGKLVDLIERVKPEIRTLIEKCNTVKMWVQLLIPRIEDGNNFGVSIQEETVAELRTVEGEAASYLDQISRYYITRAKLVSKIAKYPHVEDYRRTVTEIDEKEYISLKIIVSELRNQYVTLHDMILKNIEKIKRPRSSNTDALY, encoded by the exons atgtcTTCACTTTTAAAGGTGGACAATGAAATCAAGTCAAAG GTTGATGTTTTCAGGGAACGAATCACATCAGAG GCAGAAGATCTGGTGGCAAATTTCTTCCCTAAGAAATTATTAGAATTGGACCAGTTTCTGAAG gacCCTGTAATAAATATCCGTGAACTGAAAGAAATCCATTCTGAGATCAACTTGGCTGTACCAGACCCAATTCTGCTTTCAGACATCCATGATGGACTTGAGGGA CAAAATGCCAAGAAGAGAAAGCTTGAAGATGGTACAGGAGATGACAAAG TTGGTGGGACCAAGGTGTATATAATGCCTGGTGGAATGATGAAAAGCAATGGCAAGTTGGTGGACCTGATCGAGAGGGTTAAGCCTGAGATCAGAACCCTCATAGAGAAATGTAACACT GTCAAGATGTGGGTGCAGTTGTTGATTCCAAGAATAGAAGATGGTAACAATTTTGGTGTTTCAATCCAg GAGGAGACTGTGGCTGAGCTCAGAACAGTAGAGGGAGAGGCAGCCTCTTATCTGGACCAGATATCCAG ATACTACATCACAAGAGCAAAGCTAGTTTCCAAAATAGCAAAATATCCACATGTg gaGGATTATAGGCGCACAGTAACAGAGATTGATGAGAAGGAGTACATAAGTCTCAAAATCATAGTCTCAGAACTGAGAAATCAATAT GTAACTTTGCATGA
- the tmem106a gene encoding transmembrane protein 106A, whose protein sequence is MTHNKDKPKPFRWLDYGSITGEPHWEACPTCQGSGRISRSDEAQLMAVIPCSDQRLKPSRTKLYVCISIALCLLICSLVLFFLFPRSLVMSPVTLQSSFIYFTPQTVQMIITNKLNISNQNFVSTEAHDLDLQALINEIVVGRTKMSNVTTVPPRSQKTFTVVTNVIIEDLGLVYYCQTSAFRPHTLYVHLQMTIKANYLSHEEQLSVDTFEYVDCGRNTTIPHNFP, encoded by the exons ATGACCCACAACAAAGACAAACCCAAACCCTTCAGGTGGCTGGACTATGGCAGTATCACAGGAGAACCCCATTGGGAAGCGTGTCCTACCTGCCAAGGATCAGGACGAATATCTAGAA GCGATGAGGCCCAACTGATGGCAGTAATTCCATGCAGTGACCAAAGGTTGAAGCCTAGTCGTAC GAAGCTGTATGTGTGCATCTCAATTGCATTATGTCTTCTGATCTGTTCCCTGGTCCTGTTCTTCCTCTTCCCTCGGAGCTTGGTCATGTCTCCTGTTACTCTCCAGTCCTCCTTCATCTATTTCACACCACAAACTGTTCAGATGATTATCACA AACAAACTAAACATCAGCAATCAAAACTTTGTCAGCACTGAGGCTCATGATCTGGATCTACAAGCCCTGATTAATGAAATTGTTGTTGGGAGGACCAAGATGTCAAATGTGACCACAGTTCCCCCACGCTCACAGAAAACA TTTACTGTTGTGACCAATGTCATCATTGAAGACCTAGGCCTGGT TTATTATTGCCAGACAAGTGCCTTCCGGCCCCACACCTTGTATGTACATTTGCA AATGACTATAAAAGCCAATTACCTGTCACATGAGGAGCAGCTGTCGGTGGATACATTTGAATATGTCGATTGCGGAAGAAACACTACCATTCCTCATAATTTTCCATAA
- the nbr1a gene encoding NBR1 autophagy cargo receptor a isoform X2, with amino-acid sequence MNVYKMKGQAEGGPVKAEVKEHRIDPRPAPPYRARVKMADKETQVTPERDSVVVKENKVNKVEEEPVPAWFKSYMDRFKDQVVREVVDKMCSEFSGQCCTHRASDPPEEPRTSGTQMAVVSSTTQRTSIPNCSSCKGPATGGGYHCSVCPSCILCEPCSHKHDPSHNLKRTRTPLSVPERGVTPEPRFLRRGDRTVRKAERQRLKAERRQLKAEVKEIKKKLRLEKRGLLWSGATNGTSSSGLGPAPAPAPAPGAAAAPGPEPQASSPEGPKVSCSTLVPTMTALFLDENLPDGTCLEPGTKFIKYWKMRNTGNIGWTSDTKLKFMWGNLALESQEQKEVAVPFLKPGQVGMVSVAFVAPMLEGTYTSHWRLAHCGVQFGPRVWCSIVVVPSSGQKLNSHSSKAFMNKHSVLGMDVMCWTGSRDDTRGSSSSKREYYIPSVDLLTAQDLLSFELLDINIVQELEKVPANTPADMTPCMSPVPHYGPTFGKHGLGLVKENAEHTGMKKLQVVQPQRHSENVDLHVHDEGDDDISGTQFVCETVIRSLTLEEEPEHKPRRVRANHSRPEHHDPTPFKERSLIEKIDRPLLPIIKRPEAPPPAQPPIILEQPDIPVFSEMFIGSNENLYTDPAALEEEEVKEEDQDKEEEAGEWDEVSSQASSASSEEYLVVLPDCFDTSKPLGDSLYSSAVSQVGNAFCAEPERVQDQTTAERETVEPTTFMQNSVNRLLCTSQILNTPPLIPEVAPTPVSLSPPPVLRTHRSIQPFVTEIGTLESEQNRSCPPENKTNGLGSKHLEAPASAFETCSSQDPRLRHGGLTEGLVKGALSVAASAYKALFTGQSSSTQRPSADPASKEASLIAVLQEMGFSNKLLNQKLLRKHQYNLLDVVNELVQMTDNEWYRTRH; translated from the exons ATGAATGTGTATAAGATGAAAGGTCAGGCTGAGGGTGGACCTGTTAAAGCTGAAGTTAAAGAACACAGAATTGATCCCAGACCAGCACCACCATATCGTGCCAGAGTGAAAATGGCAGACAAGGAGACGCAGGTGACCCCTGAGCGGGACTCA gtggttgtgaaagaaaataaagtgaataaagtTGAAGAAGAGCCTGTCCCTGCATGGTTCAAATCTTACATGGACAGA TTCAAAGATCAGGTAGTGAGGGAGGTTGTAGACAAGATGTGTAGTGAATTTTCTGGCCAGTGCTGTACACACAGAGCCTCTGATCCCCCAGAAGAGCCCAGAACCTCTGGGACTCAGATGGCTGTAGTCAGTTCCACAACACAGAGGACCTCGATACCTAACTGCAGCAGCTGCAAGGGACCAGCCACTGGAGGAGGATACCACTGCAG TGTGTGTCCCTCTTGCATCTTGTGCGAGCCGTGCAGTCACAAACATGACCCCAGCCACAACTTGAAGAGAACGAGGACCCCCTTGTCTGTCCCAGAACGGGGAGTAACTCCAGAGCCCAG GTTCTTGCGGCGTGGAGACAGGACTGTCCGCAAGGCTGAGCGCCAGCGTCTGAAAGCTGAGCGGAGGCAGCTGAAGGCCGAAGTTAAGGAGATTAAGAAGAAGCTGCGGTTGGAGAAGAGAGGACTGCTGTGGAGTGGAGCCACCAATGGCACTAGCAGCTCAGGTCTTGGCCCTGCTCCTGCCCCTGCTCCTGCTCCTGGTGCAGCTGCAGCCCCAGGCCCAGAGCCTCAGGCCTCCAGTCCAGA GGGTCCCAAGGTCTCCTGCTCCACCTTGGTGCCCACAATGACAGCCTTGTTTCTGGATGAGAATCTACCAGACGGAACATGTCTGGAGCCTGGCACCAAGTTCATCAAGTACTGGAAGATGAGGAATACTGGCAACATCGGCTGGACTTCTGACACAAAG CTGAAGTTCATGTGGGGAAACCTGGCCTTGGAGTCACAGGAGCAGAAGGAGGTGGCGGTGCCTTTCCTCAAGCCAGGCCAGGTTGGTATGGTGAGTGTGGCATTTGTGGCGCCCATGCTAGAGGGCACCTACACCTCCCACTGGCGCCTGGCACACTGCGGTGTGCAGTTTGGCCCCCGAGTGTGGTGCAGCATCGTAGTAGTCCCCAGCTCAGGCCAGAAACTCAACTCTCACTCCAGCAAAGCATTT ATGAATAAACACAGTGTTCTAGGAATGGATGTGATGTGCTGGACTGGCTCAAGAGATGACACCCGGGGGTCCTCCAGCAGCAAGAGAGAGTACTACATTCCCTCTGTGGACCTGCTCACTGCACAG gaTTTGCTCTCCTTTGAGTTGCTGGATATAAATATTGTCCAAGAGTTGGAGAAGGTCCCAGCTAACACTCCAGCTG ATATGACTCCATGCATGTCCCCAGTGCCACATTACGGACCTACATTTGGCAAGCATGGATTGGGCTTAGTCAAAGAGAATGCAGAGCACACGGGCATGAAAAAACTCCAAG TTGTGCAGCCTCAGAGACACTCTGAGAATGTGGATCTTCATGTccatgatgaaggtgatgatgacaTCAGCGGGACTCAGTTTGTCTGTGAGACTGTAATTAGGTCCCTCACGCTGGAGGAAGAGCCTGAGCACAAACCACGACGGGTTCGAGCCAACCACAGCAGGCCTGAGC ATCATGACCCCACCCCGTTTAAAGAGAGGTCCTTGATTGAGAAGATTGACAGGCCCCTCCTGCCAATCATTAAGAGGCCAGAAGCTCCACCCCCAGCCCAACCACCCATTATACTTGAACAGCCTGATATCCCAG TTTTTTCAGAAATGTTCATTGGCTCAAATGAGAACCTGTACACTGACCCTGCTGctctggaggaggaggaagtgaaGGAGGAGGATCAGGATAAAGAGGAAGAGGCAGGAGAGTGGGATGAGGTGAGCAGCCAGGCGTCCTCAGCCTCTTCAGAAGAATACCTTGTTGTCTTGCCTGACTGCTTTGATACCTCCAAACCCCTGGGAGATTCTCTGTACAGCTCAGCTGTGTCCCAGGTGGGAAATGCCTTTTGCGCAGAGCCTGAGAGAGTACAGGACCAGACCACtgcagagagggagacagtggaACCAACAACCTTTATGCAAAACAGTGTAAACAGGTTGCTATGCACCTCTCAGATATTGAACACTCCTCCGCTCATTCCTGAAGTGGCACCTACACCTGTCTCCCTGTCACCACCCCCAGTtctccgcacacacag gtCAATACAACCTTTTGTGACTGAGATTGGAACACTGGAATCCGAGCAGAACAGATCATGTCCACCagagaacaaaacaaatg GATTAGGATCAAAACATCTGGAGGCTCCTGCCAGTGCCTTTGAGACCTGCAGCTCTCAGGATCCCAG GCTGCGTCATGGTGGCCTCACTGAAGGGCTGGTGAAGGGGGCTCTCTCAGTGGCAGCATCTGCTTACAAAGCTCTGTTCACAGGCCAGAGCAGCTCCACACAG CGGCCCAGTGCAGACCCAGCATCTAAAGAAGCCTCATTGATAGCTGTGCTACAAGAAATGGGATTCAGTAACAAGCTGCTAAACCAGAAGCTGCTGAGGAAGCATCAGTACAATCTACTGGACGTGGTCAATGAGCTGGTGCAAATGACCGACAATGAATGGTACAGAACAAGGCATTGA